One window of the Acidobacteriota bacterium genome contains the following:
- a CDS encoding lipoate--protein ligase family protein, protein MDDGDPRATWRLIEDPPADGFRNMGVDEALLESCDAGAPGFPVLRLYGFSPPCLSIGFSQELDRAADLAACRDAGLDVVRRPTGGRAVLHDDEITYAVIGRRGDAPFDGSLLDAYGVVAQGLLAGFARLGVRASIAEQARDGDSHRESAICFSRPSRHEIVASGAKVVGSSSARRRGAFLQHGSIPRRFDRALLTRATGGERAGEKVPDVPGLARLAGRDVTLPEIAAALGRGFEQALGVRCLPGSLSPAEAGRGEWLRAHRYLTSAWTGRR, encoded by the coding sequence ATGGACGATGGAGATCCTCGCGCAACGTGGCGCCTGATCGAAGATCCCCCCGCCGACGGCTTCCGGAACATGGGGGTGGACGAGGCGCTCCTCGAATCGTGCGACGCGGGGGCGCCGGGCTTCCCCGTCCTCCGTCTCTATGGCTTTTCCCCGCCCTGCCTCTCGATCGGATTCTCGCAGGAGCTCGACCGGGCGGCCGATCTCGCCGCGTGCCGCGACGCGGGGCTCGACGTCGTGAGGCGGCCCACCGGCGGGCGCGCGGTCCTGCACGACGACGAGATCACCTACGCGGTGATCGGGCGGCGCGGCGACGCCCCCTTCGACGGATCCCTCCTCGACGCCTACGGCGTCGTCGCGCAGGGGCTCCTGGCGGGGTTCGCCCGGCTCGGCGTCCGGGCCTCGATCGCCGAACAGGCGCGCGACGGCGACTCGCACCGTGAGAGCGCCATCTGCTTTTCCCGCCCTTCCCGTCACGAGATCGTGGCCTCGGGGGCGAAGGTGGTCGGCAGCTCCTCCGCGCGGCGCCGGGGCGCCTTCCTGCAGCACGGCTCGATTCCGCGACGGTTCGATCGAGCGCTCCTCACCCGCGCGACCGGCGGCGAGCGGGCGGGGGAGAAGGTCCCCGACGTCCCGGGGCTCGCGCGCCTCGCGGGGCGCGACGTGACGCTTCCCGAGATCGCGGCGGCGCTGGGCCGCGGGTTCGAACAGGCGCTCGGCGTGCGCTGCCTTCCGGGAAGCCTCTCGCCCGCGGAGGCCGGGCGGGGGGAGTGGCTGCGCGCCCACCGCTACCTGACGAGCGCGTGGACGGGCCGACGCTGA
- the ald gene encoding alanine dehydrogenase, protein MTIGVPREVKSGETRVALVPAGVRALVRDGHSVVVEAGAGALSGIADVDYREAGATLAGADDVFRAAHMIVKVKEPQESEYPRFHKELILFTYLHLAPLPQLTHALVDSGVAAIAYETIEDAHGGLPLLTPMSEVAGRLSIQVGAYHLQKSYGGSGVLLAGVPGVPPGEVAIIGGGTVGINAAKMALGMGARVTILETSARRMQYLDDIFGGRVTTLASNRSHIADALSKADLVIGAVLVTGERAPRLVERDMLPRMKRGAVIVDVAVDQGGCVETTRPTTHAEPVFEVDGVIHYCVANMPAAVPRTSTYALTNATLPYVLRLAKHGLEGALRSDASLRKGANVFKGKITCRAVAESQGRPSATVESLL, encoded by the coding sequence ATGACGATTGGAGTTCCGCGCGAGGTGAAGAGCGGCGAGACGCGGGTGGCGCTGGTCCCCGCCGGAGTCCGGGCGCTCGTGCGCGACGGCCACTCGGTCGTGGTCGAGGCGGGGGCGGGCGCCCTCAGCGGGATCGCAGACGTGGACTACCGGGAGGCCGGGGCGACCCTCGCCGGCGCCGACGACGTCTTCCGCGCGGCCCACATGATCGTGAAGGTCAAGGAGCCCCAGGAGTCGGAGTACCCGCGCTTCCACAAGGAGCTGATCCTCTTCACGTACCTGCATCTCGCGCCGCTGCCGCAGCTCACGCACGCGCTCGTGGACAGCGGCGTCGCGGCGATCGCGTACGAGACGATCGAGGACGCCCACGGCGGCCTTCCCCTCCTCACGCCCATGAGCGAGGTCGCGGGAAGGCTGTCGATCCAGGTCGGGGCGTACCATCTCCAGAAGAGCTACGGCGGAAGCGGCGTGCTTCTCGCCGGAGTCCCCGGCGTCCCTCCGGGCGAGGTGGCGATCATCGGCGGCGGCACGGTGGGGATCAACGCCGCGAAGATGGCCCTCGGCATGGGCGCGCGGGTGACGATCCTCGAGACCTCCGCCCGGCGCATGCAGTACCTCGACGACATCTTCGGCGGCCGGGTCACGACGCTCGCGAGCAACCGATCCCACATCGCCGACGCGCTCTCGAAGGCCGACCTGGTGATCGGCGCGGTCCTCGTGACCGGCGAGCGCGCCCCACGTCTCGTCGAGCGCGACATGCTCCCGCGCATGAAGAGGGGGGCGGTCATCGTCGACGTCGCCGTGGATCAGGGGGGGTGCGTCGAGACGACGCGGCCGACGACGCACGCGGAGCCCGTCTTCGAGGTGGACGGCGTGATCCATTACTGCGTCGCGAACATGCCCGCGGCGGTCCCGCGGACCTCCACCTACGCCCTCACGAACGCCACGCTCCCGTACGTCCTGAGGCTCGCGAAGCACGGGCTCGAGGGAGCGCTGCGATCGGACGCCTCGCTGCGCAAGGGGGCGAACGTCTTCAAGGGGAAGATCACCTGCCGCGCCGTCGCCGAGAGCCAGGGGAGGCCTTCCGCGACCGTCGAATCGCTTCTCTGA